The following are encoded in a window of Kogia breviceps isolate mKogBre1 chromosome 10, mKogBre1 haplotype 1, whole genome shotgun sequence genomic DNA:
- the MDC1 gene encoding mediator of DNA damage checkpoint protein 1 isoform X4: MEDTQVINWEVEEEEEVEERPSESLRCSLQPLGQLHIFSSSYGPEKDFPLYLGKNVVGRMPDCSVALPYSSISKQHAVIEILAWDKAPVLWDCGSLNGTQILRPPKVLGPGVSHRLRDRELILFADLPCQYHRLDVPLPFVSRGPLTVEETPRVQRGTQPHRLLLAEDSEEEVDSLSEKCVVKGPRTSFLATVVPESDEEGPSSAVDGPGPPFAFNLNSDTVEEESQQPGAGEGSSAARRVTAAETEQPKPVTTEIQLEKDQCSVKEKNNDTKVERNARSGVVPVGVILERSQPAGEDSDTDVDDESGPLRRLTGVHLERAQPCGFIDSDTDVEEEGIPATPAVVPVRKRHIFHEVGTESPRAPGVAHRQESPAGSDTDIEEGEAPLTVPLDRSRASIMIDSNTDDKEEVSAALTLAHLSESQVIVRNRDPDAEEDRAQPVALLERSQASAGRDSDTDMKEKGLPVEKTGTVPRGHTGKAYSEKSQPPFRDSDKEVTEEKSSPGFHLERSQASATVHVNTQVVEEVPPGPAVILLEKHQVPVAWTHQTDVEAEGGPAKLPVVYLEEARPPLAGDCDPDAEQNTSLAASAVADVRKSQLQAEDTGTEWAAAVLERGRAFMAGAQGGSPVAQVEQDLLPVSVNNIADLVVDTGTPGEPTQLQRGGAQTPTEREREPHVDRTMDSGDNHDVLKPGKSKIPADSVSDSEDLDLQATQCFVERENQSLEGSLDEPWEVLATQPFCPRESEASETQPIATHIEAHGSCPSPPTAAPQEQHPESPVHAEPLGIQGRGMQTVEEDMGTPRGTAGRVTPERGPLERETEKLPSEGEREDVMGEEESTRGIQDREQKHVLARDTEKQESDKKVKSASTERDMESLKVEIETPEEMQEKEREKQTLTTEIFDREAEKPVAERQCEAGGLEGKVPKVMMDRGPQTGETEAGGQDQKGQASGSTPEPGAGVGDLQGLASDPIASGSQSGGGRGTPVSPRRQQRGYLNCKMPPAEKASRGDQESPDACRPPAVQEASAPLQNLLISQSQKHPAPQPLLSPSPPPLEPPIPRTRQNESQEALETPFSSELDSLHPKPNVKPQGSSPVSSVPLEPHPTASTDQPVTPKPTSRATRGRTQRASVKTPEPVISTAPAPQPSTSTDQPVTPKPTSRGRTQRASVKTPEPVISTAPAPQPSTSTDQPVTPKPTSRATRGRTQRASVKTPEPVISTAPAPQPSTSTDQPVTPKPTSRATRGRTQRASVKTPEPVISTAPAPQPSTSTDQPVTPKPTSRATRGRTQRATVKTPEPVISTAPAPQPSTSTDQPVTPKPTSRATRGRTQRASVKTPEPVISTAPAPQPSTSTDQPVTPKPTSRATQGRTLRSSAKSPEPVVPITPEPQPSTSKDQSLTPEPTPQATRGRTHRSSVKTSQPTEPTAPDLEPSSPTDQPVTPKVIAQGGQSRTLRSSTVSAMLVPTTPEFHSPVPTGQPIPPEANCSRRPRATRNHGSLTAHVQEPYSAPSEPNSWSSKNQRRGAVRAAKSLSTIPEPAFAQLPEASTHATQIPKEEAADRSGFTPEPQPEASQNRKRSLGTADSPPLQKRLQRGEVPQKTAFLKEEEENPAAKLRKKEDVVIPGPGKRKREQTDGEPREIPSRSLRRTKPIQESTAPKVLFTGVVDAHGEQAVLALGGSLASSVAEASHLVTDRIRRTVKFLCALGRGIPILSLDWLHQSRKAGCFLPPAEYVVTDPEQEKNFGFSLQEALSRARERRLLEGYEIHVTPGVQPPPPQMGEIISCCGGTVLPSMPRSYKPQRVVITCSQDFPRCAIPFRVGLPILSPEFLLTGVLKQEAKPEAFVLSTLEMSST; encoded by the exons ATGGAAGACACCCAGGTTATTAACTGGGAAgttgaagaagaggaggaggttgAAGAGAGACCCAGTGAATCTTTGAGGTGTAGCTTGCAGCCCCTTGGGCAACTGCATATCTTCAGTAGTTCCTATGGACCAGAAAAAG ATTTCCCACTATACCTCGGGAAGAATGTGGTAGGCCGAATGCCTGATTGCTCTGTGGCCCTGCCCTATTCATCTATCTCCAAACAACATGCCGTGATTGAAATCTTGGCCTGGGACAAGGCGCCTGTCCTCTGGGATTGTGGGAGCCTCAATGGTACTCAAATCCTGAGGCCTCCTAAGGTCCTGGGCCCTGGGGTGAGTCATCGTTTGAGGGACCGGGAGTTGATTCTCTTTGCTGACTTGCCCTGCCAGTACCATCGCTTGGATGTCCCCCTGCCCTTTGTCTCCCGGGGCCCTCTAACTGTAGAGGAGACACCCAGGGTACAGAGAGGAACTCAACCCCACAGGCTTCTGTTGGCTGAGGACTCAGAGGAAGAAGTAG ATTCTCTTTCTGAAAAGTGTGTGGTGAAAGGACCAAGGACCTCCTTTTTGGCAACAGTAGTTCCAGAGAG TGATGAAGAGGGACCTTCCTCTGCCGTTGATGGCCCTGGGCCACCTTTTGCCTTCAACTTGAACAGTGACACAGTTGAGGAAGAAAGTCAGCAACCAGGAGCAGGGGAGGGCTCCTCAGCCGCCAGAAGAGTCACCGCTGCAGAGACAGAACAGCCTAAACCTGTCACAACTGAAATCCAGCTTGAAAAGGATCAGTGTTcagtgaaggaaaagaacaatgaCACGAAAGTTGAGAGGAATGCGAGGAGTGGGGTGGTTCCAGTTGGAGTGATTCTGGAGAGGAGCCAGCCTGCTGGGGAGGACAGTGACACAGACGTGGATGATGAGAGCGGGCCTCTGAGAAGGCTCACTGGGGTCCATCTGGAAAGGGCCCAGCCTTGTGGCTTCATAGACAGTGATACTGATGTGGAAGAAGAGGGGATCCCTGCAACCCCAGCTGTAGTTCCTGTGAGGAAGAGGCACATCTTCCATGAAGTTGGTACAGAGAGTCCTCGGGCACCTGGCGTGGCACATCGGCAGGAGAGCCCGGCTGGTAGTGATACAGATATAGAGGAGGGGGAGGCCCCCCTGACCGTCCCTCTGGACAGAAGTCGAGCCTCCATCATGATCGATAGCAATACAGATGATAAGGAAGAAGTCTCAGCAGCGCTCACGCTGGCACATCTAAGCGAGAGCCAGGTCATTGTGCGGAACAGAGATCCAGATGCAGAAGAGGATAGGGCCCAACCGGTGGCCCTTCTGGAGCGAAGCCAAGCCTCTGCTGGGAGAGACAGTGACACAGACATGAAGGAAAAGGGGCTCCCAGTGGAGAAGACAGGAACTGTTCCCAGGGGTCACACTGGCAAGGCATATTCAGAAAAGAGTCAACCTCCTTTCAGGGACAGTGATAAAGAGGTGACAGAAGAGAAGAGCTCACCGGGATTCCACCTGGAGAGAAGCCAAGCCTCTGCCACAGTGCATGTCAACACACAAGTGGTGGAGGAAGTCCCACCAGGGCCAGCTGTTATACTTCTGGAGAAGCATCAAGTACCTGTAGCATGGACACATCAAACAGATGTGGAAGCTGAAGGAGGCCCAGCAAAGCTGCCTGTGGTGTATCTAGAAGAAGCTCGGCCTCCTCTAGCTGGGGACTGTGACCCAGATGCAGAGCAGAACACATCCTTAGCAGCCTCAGCAGTGGCAGATGTAAGAAAGAGCCAGCTTCAGGCAGAAGATACTGGGACAGAGTGGGCTGCAGCCGTTCTTGAACGGGGCAGAGCTTTTATGGCCGGGGCCCAGGGTGGGTCACCCGTGGCCCAAGTGGAGCAGGACCTTCTCCCTGTCTCAGTGAATAACATAGCAGATCTGGTGGTGGACACAGGCACTCCAGGGGAACCCACCCAGCTACAGAGAGGGGGGGCCCAGACCcccacagaaagggagagagaaccaCATGTGGATAGGACCATGGACTCTGGAGACAACCACGATG ttctaaagcctgggaagtccaagataccagcagattcagtgtctg ATTCTGAAGATCTGGACCTACAAGCTACTCAGTGCTTTGTGGAGAGAGAGAATCAGAGCCTGGAAG GTTCCCTGGATGAGCCATGGGAGGTCTTGGCTACACAGCCATTCTGTCCGAGAGAGTCTGAAGCCTCTGAGACCCAGCCCATTGCCACCCACATTGAAGCCCATGGATCTTGCCCCTCTCCACCTACGGCAGCACCACAAGAGCAACATCCCGAGAGTCCAGTTCATGCAGAGCCACTGGGGATTCAAGGCAGAGGGATGCAGACTGTGGAGGAAGACATGGGTACACCAAGAGGAACAGCAGGGAGGGTGACCCCTGAGAGAGGGCCATTGGAGAGGGAAACTGAGAAACTGCCctcagaaggagaaagggaagatgTGATGGGAGAGGAAGAATCAACCAGGGGGATACAGGACAGAGAACAAAAACATGTGTTAGCTAGAGATACTGAGAAACAAGAGTCtgacaaaaaagtaaaaagtgcAAGTACTGAAAGGGATATGGAGAGTTTGAAGGTAGAAATTGAGACACCCGAGGAAAtgcaagagaaagagagagaaaagcagactCTTACAACAGAAATATTtgacagagaagcagagaaaccaGTAGCAGAGAGACAGTGTGAGGCAGGTGGGTTAGAAGGGAAGGTACCCAAAGTGATGATGGACAGAGGCCCACAGACAGGGGAGACAGAGGCGGGGGGCCAGGACCAGAAAGGCCAGGCCTCCGGTTCAACACCAgagcctggggcgggggtgggagacCTTCAGGGACTTGCTTCAGACCCCATAGCTTCTGGGAGCCAGTCAGGTGGAGGAAGGGGCACCCCAGTGAGCCCCAGGAGGCAGCAGAGAG GCTACTTGAATTGCAAGATGCCACCTGCTGAGAAGGCTTCCAGG GGTGATCAGGAATCCCCAGATGCTTGTCGGCCTCCTGCAGTGCAGGAGGCTTCAGCGCCTCTCCAAAACCTCCTCATCTCTCAGAGCCAAAAACATCCTGCCCCTCAGCCCCTCCTTTCACCCTCTCCACCTCCTTTAGAACCGCCCATTCCCAGGACCAGACAAAATGAGAGTCAGGAAGCTCTGGAGACTCCCTTTTCCTCAGAGCTGGACTCTCTCCACCCAAAACCCAACGTCAAGCCCCAAGGGTCCTCTCCAGTTTCTTCTGTACCCCTTGAGCCCCACCCTACTGCCTCCACAGACCAGCCTGTCACCCCCAAACCCACATCTCGGGCCACTCGGGGCAGGACACAGAGGGCTTCTGTCAAGACTCCCGAACCAGTTATCTCGACAGCCCCTGCGCCCCAGCCTTCCACTTCCACAGACCAGCCTGTCACCCCCAAACCCACATCTCGGGGCAGGACACAGAGGGCTTCTGTCAAGACTCCCGAACCAGTTATCTCCACAGCCCCTGCGCCCCAGCCTTCCACTTCCACAGACCAGCCTGTCACCCCCAAACCCACATCTCGGGCCACTCGGGGCAGGACACAGAGGGCTTCTGTCAAGACTCCCGAACCAGTTATCTCGACAGCCCCTGCGCCCCAGCCTTCCACTTCCACAGACCAGCCTGTCACCCCCAAACCCACATCTCGGGCCACTCGGGGCAGGACACAGAGGGCTTCTGTCAAGACTCCCGAACCAGTTATCTCGACAGCCCCTGCACCCCAGCCTTCCACTTCCACAGACCAGCCTGTCACCCCCAAACCCACATCTCGGGCCACTCGGGGCAGGACACAGAGGGCTACTGTCAAGACTCCCGAACCAGTTATCTCGACAGCCCCTGCGCCCCAGCCTTCCACTTCCACAGACCAGCCTGTCACCCCCAAACCCACATCTCGGGCCACTCGGGGCAGGACACAGAGGGCTTCTGTCAAGACTCCCGAACCAGTTATCTCCACAGCCCCTGCGCCCCAGCCTTCCACTTCCACAGACCAGCCTGTCACCCCCAAACCCACATCTCGGGCCACTCAGGGCAGGACACTTAGGTCTTCTGCTAAGAGCCCTGAACCAGTTGTCCCCATAACTCCTGAGCCCCAGCCTTCCACCTCTAAAGACCAGTCTCTCACCCCTGAGCCCACACCTCAGGCCACTCGGGGCAGGACACATAGGTCCTCTGTCAAGACATCCCAGCCAACTGAACCCACAGCTCCTGACCTTGAACCTTCGTCCCCCACAGACCAGCCTGTCACCCCCAAAGTCATAGCTCAGGGTGGTCAGAGCAGGACACTAAGGTCTTCTACAGTAAGTGCCATGCTGGTTCCTACCACCCCTGAATTCCACTCTCCAGTCCCCACAGGACAGCCTATTCCCCCTGAAGCCAATTGCAGCAGGAGGCCAAGGGCCACAAGGAATCATGGGTCTCTCACAGCTCACGTTCAGGAACCCTACTCTGCACCTTCTGAACCTAACTCCTGGTCCTCAAAGAACCAGAGACGAGGGGCAGTGAGAGCAGCCAAGTCCCTTAGCACCATTCCTGAGCCGGCCTTTGCCCAGCTTCCCGAGGCATCCACTCATGCAACCCAGATCCCAAAGGAGGAGGCAGCAGATAGATCTGGCTTCACCCCAGAGCCCCAGCCTGAGGCCTCTCAAAATCGCAAGAGGTCTTTAGGTACTGCGGACTCACCTCCACTTCAAAAACGGCTCCAAAGAGGAGAAGTTCCCCAGAAGACAGCATTCcttaaggaagaagaagaaaatcctgcagCGAAGCTGAGGAAGAAAGAG GATGTAGTGATTCCAGGACCaggcaagagaaagagagagcagacAGACGGGGAGCCCCGGGAAATACCAAGCCGCAGCCTGCGACGGACCAAACCTATCCAAGAGTCTACGGCCCCCAAA GTGCTATTCACAGGCGTGGTGGATGCTCATGGAGAGCAGGCAGTGCTGGCCCTGGGGGGCAGTCTGGCCAGCTCAGTGGCTGAGGCTTCCCACCTGGTGACGGATAGGATCCGCCGGACAGTCAAGTTCCTGTGTGCCCTGGGGCGGGGCATCCCCATCCTCTCCCTGGACTGGCTGCACCAG TCCCGCAAGGCAGGTTGCTTCTTGCCCCCGGCTGAATATGTGGTGACTGATCCTGAGCAGGAGAAGAACTTTGGCTTCAGCCTTCAGGAGGCCCTGAGCCGGGCTCGGGAGCGAAGGCTGCTGGAG GGCTATGAGATTCACGTGACCCCAGGAGTCCAGCCACCACCACCTCAGATGGGAGAGATCATCAGCTGCTGTGGAGGCACCGTCCTACCCAGCATGCCCCGGTCCTATAAG CCTCAGAGAGTTGTGATCACATGTTCCCAGGACTTCCCTCGATGTGCCATTCCATTTCGGGTTGGGCTGCCCATCCTCTCACCTGAGTTCCTGCTCACAGGAGTACTGAAGCAGGAAGCCAAGCCAGAGGCCTTTGTCCTCTCCACTTTGGAAATGTCATCCACCTGA
- the MDC1 gene encoding mediator of DNA damage checkpoint protein 1 isoform X8: MEDTQVINWEVEEEEEVEERPSESLRCSLQPLGQLHIFSSSYGPEKDFPLYLGKNVVGRMPDCSVALPYSSISKQHAVIEILAWDKAPVLWDCGSLNGTQILRPPKVLGPGVSHRLRDRELILFADLPCQYHRLDVPLPFVSRGPLTVEETPRVQRGTQPHRLLLAEDSEEEVDSLSEKCVVKGPRTSFLATVVPESDEEGPSSAVDGPGPPFAFNLNSDTVEEESQQPGAGEGSSAARRVTAAETEQPKPVTTEIQLEKDQCSVKEKNNDTKVERNARSGVVPVGVILERSQPAGEDSDTDVDDESGPLRRLTGVHLERAQPCGFIDSDTDVEEEGIPATPAVVPVRKRHIFHEVGTESPRAPGVAHRQESPAGSDTDIEEGEAPLTVPLDRSRASIMIDSNTDDKEEVSAALTLAHLSESQVIVRNRDPDAEEDRAQPVALLERSQASAGRDSDTDMKEKGLPVEKTGTVPRGHTGKAYSEKSQPPFRDSDKEVTEEKSSPGFHLERSQASATVHVNTQVVEEVPPGPAVILLEKHQVPVAWTHQTDVEAEGGPAKLPVVYLEEARPPLAGDCDPDAEQNTSLAASAVADVRKSQLQAEDTGTEWAAAVLERGRAFMAGAQGGSPVAQVEQDLLPVSVNNIADLVVDTGTPGEPTQLQRGGAQTPTEREREPHVDRTMDSGDNHDVLKPGKSKIPADSVSDSEDLDLQATQCFVERENQSLEGSLDEPWEVLATQPFCPRESEASETQPIATHIEAHGSCPSPPTAAPQEQHPESPVHAEPLGIQGRGMQTVEEDMGYLNCKMPPAEKASRGDQESPDACRPPAVQEASAPLQNLLISQSQKHPAPQPLLSPSPPPLEPPIPRTRQNESQEALETPFSSELDSLHPKPNVKPQGSSPVSSVPLEPHPTASTDQPVTPKPTSRATRGRTQRASVKTPEPVISTAPAPQPSTSTDQPVTPKPTSRGRTQRASVKTPEPVISTAPAPQPSTSTDQPVTPKPTSRATRGRTQRASVKTPEPVISTAPAPQPSTSTDQPVTPKPTSRATRGRTQRASVKTPEPVISTAPAPQPSTSTDQPVTPKPTSRATRGRTQRATVKTPEPVISTAPAPQPSTSTDQPVTPKPTSRATRGRTQRASVKTPEPVISTAPAPQPSTSTDQPVTPKPTSRATQGRTLRSSAKSPEPVVPITPEPQPSTSKDQSLTPEPTPQATRGRTHRSSVKTSQPTEPTAPDLEPSSPTDQPVTPKVIAQGGQSRTLRSSTVSAMLVPTTPEFHSPVPTGQPIPPEANCSRRPRATRNHGSLTAHVQEPYSAPSEPNSWSSKNQRRGAVRAAKSLSTIPEPAFAQLPEASTHATQIPKEEAADRSGFTPEPQPEASQNRKRSLGTADSPPLQKRLQRGEVPQKTAFLKEEEENPAAKLRKKEDVVIPGPGKRKREQTDGEPREIPSRSLRRTKPIQESTAPKVLFTGVVDAHGEQAVLALGGSLASSVAEASHLVTDRIRRTVKFLCALGRGIPILSLDWLHQSRKAGCFLPPAEYVVTDPEQEKNFGFSLQEALSRARERRLLEGYEIHVTPGVQPPPPQMGEIISCCGGTVLPSMPRSYKPQRVVITCSQDFPRCAIPFRVGLPILSPEFLLTGVLKQEAKPEAFVLSTLEMSST; the protein is encoded by the exons ATGGAAGACACCCAGGTTATTAACTGGGAAgttgaagaagaggaggaggttgAAGAGAGACCCAGTGAATCTTTGAGGTGTAGCTTGCAGCCCCTTGGGCAACTGCATATCTTCAGTAGTTCCTATGGACCAGAAAAAG ATTTCCCACTATACCTCGGGAAGAATGTGGTAGGCCGAATGCCTGATTGCTCTGTGGCCCTGCCCTATTCATCTATCTCCAAACAACATGCCGTGATTGAAATCTTGGCCTGGGACAAGGCGCCTGTCCTCTGGGATTGTGGGAGCCTCAATGGTACTCAAATCCTGAGGCCTCCTAAGGTCCTGGGCCCTGGGGTGAGTCATCGTTTGAGGGACCGGGAGTTGATTCTCTTTGCTGACTTGCCCTGCCAGTACCATCGCTTGGATGTCCCCCTGCCCTTTGTCTCCCGGGGCCCTCTAACTGTAGAGGAGACACCCAGGGTACAGAGAGGAACTCAACCCCACAGGCTTCTGTTGGCTGAGGACTCAGAGGAAGAAGTAG ATTCTCTTTCTGAAAAGTGTGTGGTGAAAGGACCAAGGACCTCCTTTTTGGCAACAGTAGTTCCAGAGAG TGATGAAGAGGGACCTTCCTCTGCCGTTGATGGCCCTGGGCCACCTTTTGCCTTCAACTTGAACAGTGACACAGTTGAGGAAGAAAGTCAGCAACCAGGAGCAGGGGAGGGCTCCTCAGCCGCCAGAAGAGTCACCGCTGCAGAGACAGAACAGCCTAAACCTGTCACAACTGAAATCCAGCTTGAAAAGGATCAGTGTTcagtgaaggaaaagaacaatgaCACGAAAGTTGAGAGGAATGCGAGGAGTGGGGTGGTTCCAGTTGGAGTGATTCTGGAGAGGAGCCAGCCTGCTGGGGAGGACAGTGACACAGACGTGGATGATGAGAGCGGGCCTCTGAGAAGGCTCACTGGGGTCCATCTGGAAAGGGCCCAGCCTTGTGGCTTCATAGACAGTGATACTGATGTGGAAGAAGAGGGGATCCCTGCAACCCCAGCTGTAGTTCCTGTGAGGAAGAGGCACATCTTCCATGAAGTTGGTACAGAGAGTCCTCGGGCACCTGGCGTGGCACATCGGCAGGAGAGCCCGGCTGGTAGTGATACAGATATAGAGGAGGGGGAGGCCCCCCTGACCGTCCCTCTGGACAGAAGTCGAGCCTCCATCATGATCGATAGCAATACAGATGATAAGGAAGAAGTCTCAGCAGCGCTCACGCTGGCACATCTAAGCGAGAGCCAGGTCATTGTGCGGAACAGAGATCCAGATGCAGAAGAGGATAGGGCCCAACCGGTGGCCCTTCTGGAGCGAAGCCAAGCCTCTGCTGGGAGAGACAGTGACACAGACATGAAGGAAAAGGGGCTCCCAGTGGAGAAGACAGGAACTGTTCCCAGGGGTCACACTGGCAAGGCATATTCAGAAAAGAGTCAACCTCCTTTCAGGGACAGTGATAAAGAGGTGACAGAAGAGAAGAGCTCACCGGGATTCCACCTGGAGAGAAGCCAAGCCTCTGCCACAGTGCATGTCAACACACAAGTGGTGGAGGAAGTCCCACCAGGGCCAGCTGTTATACTTCTGGAGAAGCATCAAGTACCTGTAGCATGGACACATCAAACAGATGTGGAAGCTGAAGGAGGCCCAGCAAAGCTGCCTGTGGTGTATCTAGAAGAAGCTCGGCCTCCTCTAGCTGGGGACTGTGACCCAGATGCAGAGCAGAACACATCCTTAGCAGCCTCAGCAGTGGCAGATGTAAGAAAGAGCCAGCTTCAGGCAGAAGATACTGGGACAGAGTGGGCTGCAGCCGTTCTTGAACGGGGCAGAGCTTTTATGGCCGGGGCCCAGGGTGGGTCACCCGTGGCCCAAGTGGAGCAGGACCTTCTCCCTGTCTCAGTGAATAACATAGCAGATCTGGTGGTGGACACAGGCACTCCAGGGGAACCCACCCAGCTACAGAGAGGGGGGGCCCAGACCcccacagaaagggagagagaaccaCATGTGGATAGGACCATGGACTCTGGAGACAACCACGATG ttctaaagcctgggaagtccaagataccagcagattcagtgtctg ATTCTGAAGATCTGGACCTACAAGCTACTCAGTGCTTTGTGGAGAGAGAGAATCAGAGCCTGGAAG GTTCCCTGGATGAGCCATGGGAGGTCTTGGCTACACAGCCATTCTGTCCGAGAGAGTCTGAAGCCTCTGAGACCCAGCCCATTGCCACCCACATTGAAGCCCATGGATCTTGCCCCTCTCCACCTACGGCAGCACCACAAGAGCAACATCCCGAGAGTCCAGTTCATGCAGAGCCACTGGGGATTCAAGGCAGAGGGATGCAGACTGTGGAGGAAGACATGG GCTACTTGAATTGCAAGATGCCACCTGCTGAGAAGGCTTCCAGG GGTGATCAGGAATCCCCAGATGCTTGTCGGCCTCCTGCAGTGCAGGAGGCTTCAGCGCCTCTCCAAAACCTCCTCATCTCTCAGAGCCAAAAACATCCTGCCCCTCAGCCCCTCCTTTCACCCTCTCCACCTCCTTTAGAACCGCCCATTCCCAGGACCAGACAAAATGAGAGTCAGGAAGCTCTGGAGACTCCCTTTTCCTCAGAGCTGGACTCTCTCCACCCAAAACCCAACGTCAAGCCCCAAGGGTCCTCTCCAGTTTCTTCTGTACCCCTTGAGCCCCACCCTACTGCCTCCACAGACCAGCCTGTCACCCCCAAACCCACATCTCGGGCCACTCGGGGCAGGACACAGAGGGCTTCTGTCAAGACTCCCGAACCAGTTATCTCGACAGCCCCTGCGCCCCAGCCTTCCACTTCCACAGACCAGCCTGTCACCCCCAAACCCACATCTCGGGGCAGGACACAGAGGGCTTCTGTCAAGACTCCCGAACCAGTTATCTCCACAGCCCCTGCGCCCCAGCCTTCCACTTCCACAGACCAGCCTGTCACCCCCAAACCCACATCTCGGGCCACTCGGGGCAGGACACAGAGGGCTTCTGTCAAGACTCCCGAACCAGTTATCTCGACAGCCCCTGCGCCCCAGCCTTCCACTTCCACAGACCAGCCTGTCACCCCCAAACCCACATCTCGGGCCACTCGGGGCAGGACACAGAGGGCTTCTGTCAAGACTCCCGAACCAGTTATCTCGACAGCCCCTGCACCCCAGCCTTCCACTTCCACAGACCAGCCTGTCACCCCCAAACCCACATCTCGGGCCACTCGGGGCAGGACACAGAGGGCTACTGTCAAGACTCCCGAACCAGTTATCTCGACAGCCCCTGCGCCCCAGCCTTCCACTTCCACAGACCAGCCTGTCACCCCCAAACCCACATCTCGGGCCACTCGGGGCAGGACACAGAGGGCTTCTGTCAAGACTCCCGAACCAGTTATCTCCACAGCCCCTGCGCCCCAGCCTTCCACTTCCACAGACCAGCCTGTCACCCCCAAACCCACATCTCGGGCCACTCAGGGCAGGACACTTAGGTCTTCTGCTAAGAGCCCTGAACCAGTTGTCCCCATAACTCCTGAGCCCCAGCCTTCCACCTCTAAAGACCAGTCTCTCACCCCTGAGCCCACACCTCAGGCCACTCGGGGCAGGACACATAGGTCCTCTGTCAAGACATCCCAGCCAACTGAACCCACAGCTCCTGACCTTGAACCTTCGTCCCCCACAGACCAGCCTGTCACCCCCAAAGTCATAGCTCAGGGTGGTCAGAGCAGGACACTAAGGTCTTCTACAGTAAGTGCCATGCTGGTTCCTACCACCCCTGAATTCCACTCTCCAGTCCCCACAGGACAGCCTATTCCCCCTGAAGCCAATTGCAGCAGGAGGCCAAGGGCCACAAGGAATCATGGGTCTCTCACAGCTCACGTTCAGGAACCCTACTCTGCACCTTCTGAACCTAACTCCTGGTCCTCAAAGAACCAGAGACGAGGGGCAGTGAGAGCAGCCAAGTCCCTTAGCACCATTCCTGAGCCGGCCTTTGCCCAGCTTCCCGAGGCATCCACTCATGCAACCCAGATCCCAAAGGAGGAGGCAGCAGATAGATCTGGCTTCACCCCAGAGCCCCAGCCTGAGGCCTCTCAAAATCGCAAGAGGTCTTTAGGTACTGCGGACTCACCTCCACTTCAAAAACGGCTCCAAAGAGGAGAAGTTCCCCAGAAGACAGCATTCcttaaggaagaagaagaaaatcctgcagCGAAGCTGAGGAAGAAAGAG GATGTAGTGATTCCAGGACCaggcaagagaaagagagagcagacAGACGGGGAGCCCCGGGAAATACCAAGCCGCAGCCTGCGACGGACCAAACCTATCCAAGAGTCTACGGCCCCCAAA GTGCTATTCACAGGCGTGGTGGATGCTCATGGAGAGCAGGCAGTGCTGGCCCTGGGGGGCAGTCTGGCCAGCTCAGTGGCTGAGGCTTCCCACCTGGTGACGGATAGGATCCGCCGGACAGTCAAGTTCCTGTGTGCCCTGGGGCGGGGCATCCCCATCCTCTCCCTGGACTGGCTGCACCAG TCCCGCAAGGCAGGTTGCTTCTTGCCCCCGGCTGAATATGTGGTGACTGATCCTGAGCAGGAGAAGAACTTTGGCTTCAGCCTTCAGGAGGCCCTGAGCCGGGCTCGGGAGCGAAGGCTGCTGGAG GGCTATGAGATTCACGTGACCCCAGGAGTCCAGCCACCACCACCTCAGATGGGAGAGATCATCAGCTGCTGTGGAGGCACCGTCCTACCCAGCATGCCCCGGTCCTATAAG CCTCAGAGAGTTGTGATCACATGTTCCCAGGACTTCCCTCGATGTGCCATTCCATTTCGGGTTGGGCTGCCCATCCTCTCACCTGAGTTCCTGCTCACAGGAGTACTGAAGCAGGAAGCCAAGCCAGAGGCCTTTGTCCTCTCCACTTTGGAAATGTCATCCACCTGA